The genomic DNA CCACCCGAATTCCCAGACACACCCCCCATCCAGGAGGTTTGACGCGGTGGTGAAGACCCTGCCGAAGGCGCCGAGCGAGGACAAGCGCTGGAAGATCGTCGAGGCACGAATGCGTCGCCTCGGCGGCTCGTACGACGCGCTCATCGAGTCGTTGCACGCCGCCCAGGAGGCGTTCGGTTACCTCGACGACGAGGCCATGCTGTTCATCAGCGACTACCTCGGCGTGCCCCGCTCGCGGGTGTTCGCGGTGGCGACGTTCTACTCCTACTTCACGCTCAAGCCCCAGGGCGAGCACACCTGCGTGGTGTGCACGGGGACCGCGTGCTACATCAACGGGGCCGGCGCCATCCGCAAGCGCATCGAGCAGGAGCTGGGCATCAAGTCCGGGGAGACGACGGCGGACAACCGCGTCTCGACGCTCACGGCGCGCTGCGTCGGCGCGTGCTCGATCGCGCCCGTCATCGTGGTCGACGGTGAGCTCGTCGGCAAGCTCTCGCCGGACGAGGTCGTGCAGCTGCTCATGGCGCTGCCGAAGGGGGCGGACCAGTGAGCCAGGAGATCAGCACGAAAGGCCTGAGCACCGGGGGCCGGCCCACGAAGCGCCGCGTCCGCACCCACGGCCTGGTTCCCCTCGGCCCCACCCGGGCCAGCATCCACGTCTGCGAGGCGTCGGGCTGCCGCTCGCTGAACTCCGAGCAGGCCGTCGACGCCCTCGCGGAGCGCCTCACGGAGGCGGGCGTGACCGACGTCGCCGTGAAGCGCACGGGCTGCCTGGGCGTGGGGCTCTGCGCCCGCGGACCGCTGGCCCGCATCGACGAATCGGGCGAGTACTTCGAGGAACTCACCGCCGACAACCTGCAGGGCGCGATCGACGCGCTCGCCGCCGTCGAACCCGGCCAGCAGCCCACCGGCGAGACCTCGGAGTTCGCCTCCCGCCAGCTGCGGGTGGCCATGGAGAACTTCGGGCTGCTTGACCCCGAGGACCTCAACGATTACCTCGCGCGCGGCGGCTACGACGCCCTGCAGAAGGCGCTGCACGAGATGACCCCCGGCCAGGTGATCGCGGAGGTGTCGACCTCCGGGCTGCGCGGCCGCGGCGGCGGCGGCTTCCCGACGGGGCTCAAGTGGACCACCGTGGCCAAGGCCGCAGGCCCGGACGGCAAGTACGTCATCTGCAACGCCGACGAGGGCGACCCCGGGGCGTTCATGGACCGCACCCTGCTGGAGTCCGATCCGCACCGGGTCATCGAGGG from Austwickia sp. includes the following:
- a CDS encoding NAD(P)H-dependent oxidoreductase subunit E gives rise to the protein MRRLGGSYDALIESLHAAQEAFGYLDDEAMLFISDYLGVPRSRVFAVATFYSYFTLKPQGEHTCVVCTGTACYINGAGAIRKRIEQELGIKSGETTADNRVSTLTARCVGACSIAPVIVVDGELVGKLSPDEVVQLLMALPKGADQ